In one Ictalurus furcatus strain D&B chromosome 10, Billie_1.0, whole genome shotgun sequence genomic region, the following are encoded:
- the plaat1 gene encoding phospholipase A and acyltransferase 1, giving the protein MATSDPDTYSEPQPGDLIEIFRPAYQHWALYLGDGYIVNLTPVDESQAAAMSSVKSVFTRKAVVRMQLLKDVVGGDTFRVNNKYDSSHTPLPVSEIIERAQLLIGQEVSYDLLGSNCEHFVTLLRYGEGVSEQATRAIGAISFVTAAASAFSMLGLINTRDRNRPF; this is encoded by the exons ATGGCTACTAGTGACCCAGACACTTACAGCGAACCCCAGCCTGGTGACCTTATCGAGATCTTCCGACCGGCGTATCAGCACTGGGCCCTGTATCTGGGAGACGGATACATCGTCAACCTAACGCCAGTCG ATGAGAGCCAAGCGGCCGCCATGTCCAGTGTGAAGTCAGTGTTCACGCGGAAGGCTGTAGTGCGGATGCAGCTCCTGAAGGACGTTGTGGGTGGAGATACGTTCCGTGTCAACAATAAATATGACAGCAGTCACACGCCTTTGCCTGTGTCTGAGATCATTGAGCGAGCGCAGCTATTGATTGGTCAAGAGGTGTCATATGACCTGTTGGGCAGCAACTGCGAGCACTTTGTCACCCTGCTGCGATATGGCGAGGGCGTATCTGAGCAG GCAACCCGTGCTATCGGGGCGATAAGTTTCGTGACAGCAGCAGCGAGTGCCTTCTCTATGCTTGGCCTCATCAACACTCGCGACAGGAACAGACCTTTCTGA